In Massilia antarctica, the following are encoded in one genomic region:
- a CDS encoding ATPase domain-containing protein, with protein sequence MNLKVQLGLQPTGVPGLDTLLGGGLSEFSFNVIAGSPGSGKTTLAHQIMFALAGPDKKALFFTVLGEPPLKMLRYQQQYQFFDVDKVDDSIRYVNLADDLRAGDFSGVLERITREVEAFSPGLVFVDSFRSVVQMAKNGNEGVSDLQYFIQELGTRMTSWQATTFLIGEYANADIEANPIMTVADGMLSLSNDIAGNSSVRKIRIVKMRGQAHLLGAHTFRIDAHGLKIYPRMLPPLAGTPAQASAPARISTGNTELDAMLGGGLPQGHAAMVVGPSGSGKTILGTAFLAHGARRGERGVIACFEKGAAHLRNAELDTLVRDGHVALVQSRSLDLSVEEILDDLITAVERSGATRVVIDSLSEVSLYLAPEFQGDYRSSVFRILAGLARLGVTVVVTMGLDDRFTELRFSQSDTSFLADAIVAMRYVELDGTLAKVMTVVKVRGSAHSADLRRYTIDARGLRIEPGALAYTGLLSGRATTVLPPE encoded by the coding sequence ATGAACCTGAAAGTGCAGCTGGGCCTCCAGCCGACCGGCGTGCCCGGGCTCGACACCCTGCTCGGCGGCGGCCTGAGCGAGTTTTCCTTCAACGTGATCGCCGGTTCGCCGGGGAGCGGCAAGACCACGCTCGCGCATCAGATCATGTTCGCGCTGGCCGGCCCGGACAAGAAAGCCCTGTTTTTCACCGTGCTCGGCGAGCCGCCCCTGAAAATGCTGCGCTACCAGCAGCAATACCAGTTTTTCGATGTCGACAAGGTCGATGACAGCATCCGCTACGTGAATCTGGCCGACGACTTGCGCGCCGGCGACTTCAGCGGCGTGCTCGAACGCATCACGCGCGAAGTCGAGGCGTTTTCGCCGGGCCTGGTGTTCGTCGATTCGTTCCGCTCGGTGGTGCAGATGGCGAAAAACGGCAACGAGGGCGTGAGCGATCTCCAGTATTTCATCCAGGAACTCGGCACCCGCATGACCAGCTGGCAAGCGACTACCTTTCTGATCGGCGAATACGCCAACGCCGACATCGAGGCCAATCCGATCATGACCGTGGCCGATGGCATGCTGTCCTTGAGTAACGATATCGCCGGCAATTCCTCGGTGCGCAAGATCCGCATCGTCAAGATGCGCGGCCAGGCCCACTTGCTGGGCGCGCACACCTTCCGCATCGACGCACATGGCTTGAAGATTTATCCGCGCATGCTGCCGCCGCTGGCCGGCACGCCGGCCCAGGCCAGTGCGCCGGCGCGTATCTCGACGGGCAATACGGAACTCGATGCCATGCTCGGTGGCGGCTTGCCGCAGGGACATGCGGCGATGGTGGTCGGCCCATCCGGTTCGGGCAAGACCATCCTCGGCACGGCTTTCCTGGCGCACGGCGCGCGCCGGGGCGAACGCGGTGTGATTGCCTGCTTCGAAAAAGGCGCGGCGCATTTGCGCAACGCCGAACTGGACACCTTGGTGCGCGACGGCCACGTGGCCCTGGTCCAGAGCCGCTCGCTCGATCTGTCGGTCGAGGAAATTCTCGACGACCTCATCACGGCGGTGGAACGCAGCGGCGCCACCCGCGTGGTGATCGATTCGCTGTCCGAGGTCAGCCTGTACCTGGCGCCGGAGTTCCAGGGTGACTACCGGTCCTCAGTGTTCCGCATCCTGGCCGGGCTGGCGCGCCTTGGTGTGACGGTGGTGGTGACGATGGGCCTGGACGACCGCTTCACCGAACTGCGCTTCAGCCAGTCCGATACCAGTTTCCTGGCCGACGCCATCGTCGCCATGCGCTATGTCGAGCTGGACGGCACCCTGGCCAAGGTGATGACCGTGGTCAAGGTGCGCGGCAGCGCCCACAGCGCCGATTTGCGCCGCTACACGATCGATGCGCGCGGCTTGCGCATCGAGCCGGGCGCGCTGGCGTACACCGGCCTGCTGTCCGGGCGCGCGACGACAGTCTTGCCACCGGAGTAG